GTAAGCTAGAATTTTAACAAAAATAAAAATCAATTTGCTTACCGTTTTTTTGATAAAAATTTAGTCCTTATTAATATATTAATAAGGGTTATAATATTAAGCGATATAAAGAACAATTTAGGGGGCAAAGTTAATGTTAATCGGTATTAGCGGTATGGTTGCGAGTGGTAAGAGTGTTTTATCAAAGCGCATCCATGAACATTACAAAACATCAATGTTATTAAAAGAATTTAAGGAAAACGACGTCGTTTTTAATAAATTCTTGGAATGGTTGTATGAAAAACAACCAAATACAGAAATAAGTTTTCAAGCTTATATTTGCGAAAATCACTCAACAAAATTAGAAGAAATTTGACAGGAATTCAAAAGAACTAATAAAAATCCTGATCATGATCACATTATTGTGGATCGTTTCTGTATTGAACACAACATTTTTGCGACATTAATTTTGTCTAAAAAAGGTGAGAAATTTTTAAATGCATATCAATCAATGTTTGATGCAATGATTGATGAAAAAGAAATTCCTGATATCGCAATTTTCTTAGATTTAAATTTTGAAAATTTCAAGAAAAGATTGTTTCTTAGAAACCGTGATGTTGAAGTAGTAAACTTCGATCAAAATTTAGAATATTGGAAAGAATTACATCAAAATTACCGTAAAAAATTCGAATTTTTATGTAACAAGTACAAAGTAAATGCTTACTATATTGATACTAATAATTTAACTGAAGAAGAAGTTTT
The Mycoplasma sp. E35C DNA segment above includes these coding regions:
- a CDS encoding deoxynucleoside kinase: MLIGISGMVASGKSVLSKRIHEHYKTSMLLKEFKENDVVFNKFLEWLYEKQPNTEISFQAYICENHSTKLEEIWQEFKRTNKNPDHDHIIVDRFCIEHNIFATLILSKKGEKFLNAYQSMFDAMIDEKEIPDIAIFLDLNFENFKKRLFLRNRDVEVVNFDQNLEYWKELHQNYRKKFEFLCNKYKVNAYYIDTNNLTEEEVFQKAIEIIDNHKR